TGGCTAACGAAATACTAATGCCTATTTTCATAAATGATGGCTTCAAACTCTTTTTCCCCCTCTAGCATAAATCATGTCATCATTTCGACAATAATCGAGAGTATTATACAAAATTATGATAAACGAAAAATAAACAAAAAAAGAGAACCTACGAAATCTAATCGATTCGTCGGTTCTCTTTTTCTTTATACTAGTTCATCATCTTCATAATCAACGCTTTGAGCTTAGGATCAGGTGAAGTTCCAAGCTCCTGTTGAAGGGTCTCTTCCAATTGCCCATATCGTCGATAAGCTTCATTCATTCGCCCTAGTTCAATATACAAATGGATGATTTCCTGATGGATATCTTCTCTCAAGGGATCCAATTTCAATATTCGCTCAAAGTAATGCAGCGATTGTTGACGCTCGTTCTGATCCATGTGCAATCTAGCCGCTAGTTCCAGCAGTCCAATAAAATCTTGTTCAAGTCGGCCTGTCTTCCCACTAGCCCAATCGTATGCTTTTCCTTTAAGAAAGGCCCCCGAATACAGTGTTTCTACTTGATTGAACCATTCTGAATGTTTTTTAGAGCCTTGTCTAATTTGCTTCAGTAAACGCTCAAACTCATACAAATCACAATAAATGCTTCGTTCCTCTATACTAATTTCGTTTCTACTGGTCTTAATAAAGCTAGTACCGATTGCTTTTCGAATATAATACAGGGTAGAGTTCAGATTCTTAAGTGCTTTTTCAGGCTCTAACCCACTCCATAAGGTGTCGATAATTTCTTCTCGGCTAACCGTTCCTTTACTAATCAAAAAGGCAAACAATTCCTCCGTTTTTGGGCTTCTTAGCTTGATAGGCACTCTGTCTTGTGTACGGCGGTATATCTTAAGTCCATTAAATAAAAGAACTTCTATGACAGGTTGAACCGTCACACCTTTATTCATTTTTTTGATCTTATCCACAGTTTTTGATAAACGCTGCGCAGTAACAGGCTTCAGCAGATAATCCACAGCGCTCAGTTCAAAGGCTTGCAGTGCGTATTCGTCATACCCTGTAACAAAAACTACATCTATCGATTCATCTAATGCATGCAAAAGGGCGGAGAGCTTCATCCCATTCGTGTCAGGCATAGAAATGTCCAAAAATGCTACATCTATCGAATTCCCCTTCACAAATTCATAAGCTTCCGTCGGATCCAGAAAAGTATCGTATACTTCAATCTCTCCACTCTGAGACAATATCCTTTTTAAACGCTTTAGTGATAATTCTTCATCATCTACGATAATGGCTCGCAGCATGCTTCAACCTCCTAGCCGGTTCAATTGCTGTTTGGGGATGTCAAAAGAAATCCTTGTACCTTTTCCTTCATCACTTTGAATACGAATGCTCTTTCCATAAAGAAGTTTGATGCGCTGACTAATATTCCACAGCCCCACACCTCTTTTATCTACATCAGATTTCATGATCTCTTCCAGCTTGTGTTCGCTCATTCCGCATCCATCATCTTCTACAACAAAGCTGACCATTGAAGGGTCTGACTCTTTGACAGATATAGTTACCTTTCCTCCCCGTAAATTGGACATCAGGCCATGTCTTATGGCATTTTCCACCAGAGGTTGAAGAATAAGCGGAGGAATCCGGCTATCCGTATTTGCGGTTATATCATACTGGACTTGCAATCTAGCACCAAAGCGCACTTTTTCAATATTAATATAAGCATTAACCAGTTCCAGCTCACTCTCCAGGGTCGTTAATGAATCCAATTGTTTGAAATCAAAGCTGCTTCTCAAATACTGCGACAGCTCCAGCGTTAATTCCTCTGCTTGCTCAGGCTCTTCCACACATAATGCAGCAATTGAATTCAGGGCATTGTACAAGAAATGAGGTTTAATCTGAGAACGTAAAAAGGCTATCTCAGCATCTTTAGCCTGCTTCACGGAAACTCTTAATCGGGTCAGACTCTTCACTCTCGCCATTAGCTCCTCCGCTTCGAACGGCTTCCCCACATAATCATTTGCCCCATTATCCATGGACATTTTCATCTCTGTAACTCTATTCTTCGCCGTCAGCATTAACACCGGGAGCTCAAAGGGGGTAAATCTTTCTCTGATCTTTTGCAGAACCTCATAACCAGAAATGTCCGGCATTGTAATGTCCAGCACAACGAGGAAGAAGTCTGAATTCTTCGATAACTCATCGAGTGCTAATTGCCCTCGGTTCACAACAACAATGGAATACCCCTCCAGCTTGAACAGGTTGATCATGGATTGAAGGTTGGCATAATCATCGTCCACGACCAAAATTGGCTCATTGATTTTACCTTTGAAATAAACAGGATACTCCTGGCGCGGGAAGAGAACCTCTTTAAACGGAAGTGTCTTTTCCACAATTGGACCCGTGATTT
This Paenibacillus sp. FSL R5-0345 DNA region includes the following protein-coding sequences:
- a CDS encoding response regulator, encoding MLRAIIVDDEELSLKRLKRILSQSGEIEVYDTFLDPTEAYEFVKGNSIDVAFLDISMPDTNGMKLSALLHALDESIDVVFVTGYDEYALQAFELSAVDYLLKPVTAQRLSKTVDKIKKMNKGVTVQPVIEVLLFNGLKIYRRTQDRVPIKLRSPKTEELFAFLISKGTVSREEIIDTLWSGLEPEKALKNLNSTLYYIRKAIGTSFIKTSRNEISIEERSIYCDLYEFERLLKQIRQGSKKHSEWFNQVETLYSGAFLKGKAYDWASGKTGRLEQDFIGLLELAARLHMDQNERQQSLHYFERILKLDPLREDIHQEIIHLYIELGRMNEAYRRYGQLEETLQQELGTSPDPKLKALIMKMMN